A window from Candidatus Arthromitus sp. SFB-rat-Yit encodes these proteins:
- a CDS encoding YaaA family protein has translation MKEVDDSYNNLTMPTYIEKAKEIVYKINSLSDEEIRNIMGIDGELLKINRCRYKKFKFDLNGNPAILSYTGTVYKNINANVFDNEEIEFCKDHIRILSGVYGILKPYDSIYEYRLEFKTKVKIGEFKDIYAYFGKCIYDDLVTYDNEILNLCSNEYSKAIIPYLSEKDEFVTCSFKIKKNNTIKSYAMDSKITRGKMVNFIVKNKINRYKDLREFNENGYSFNETLSNKNEYIFTK, from the coding sequence ATGAAGGAAGTAGATGATAGTTACAATAATTTAACTATGCCGACCTATATTGAAAAAGCTAAGGAAATAGTTTATAAAATTAATTCGTTGAGTGATGAAGAGATTAGAAATATAATGGGGATAGATGGTGAATTATTAAAAATTAATAGATGTAGATATAAAAAATTTAAATTTGATTTAAATGGGAATCCTGCGATTTTATCTTACACAGGAACTGTATATAAGAATATTAATGCAAATGTATTTGATAATGAAGAGATAGAGTTTTGTAAAGATCATATAAGAATTTTAAGTGGAGTTTATGGGATTTTAAAACCTTATGACAGTATATACGAGTATAGATTAGAATTTAAAACTAAAGTGAAGATTGGAGAGTTTAAGGATATTTATGCATATTTTGGAAAATGTATTTATGATGATCTTGTAACGTATGATAATGAAATATTAAATTTATGTTCAAATGAATATAGTAAGGCTATAATTCCATATTTGAGTGAAAAAGATGAGTTTGTAACATGCAGTTTTAAAATTAAGAAGAATAATACCATCAAATCTTATGCTATGGACTCTAAGATAACAAGAGGTAAAATGGTTAATTTTATCGTAAAAAATAAGATTAATAGATATAAAGATTTAAGGGAATTTAATGAAAATGGGTATAGTTTTAATGAAACATTATCAAATAAGAATGAATATATATTCACAAAATAG
- a CDS encoding cyclase family protein, with protein MRIHDISTLIHPDMIVYKNKEDKKPVITVVSDYNKGTSYESRALLDMHVGTHMDAPLHMIEGGETIDNQDLYKCVTDCKVFDLSHVEEKIEMKDIDKYSISENDFIIFKTRNSFLKEFDFKFVFISIEVSQFLAKKKIKGIGIDALSVERDQPSHETHEAFLKDGIAVLEGLNLKDINEGEYFLVALPLKIKGAEGAPSRAILIER; from the coding sequence ATGAGAATACATGATATATCGACTTTGATTCATCCAGATATGATTGTTTATAAAAATAAGGAGGACAAGAAACCTGTAATTACTGTTGTCAGTGATTATAATAAGGGGACTAGTTATGAAAGTAGAGCTCTTTTAGATATGCATGTTGGCACTCATATGGATGCTCCTCTTCATATGATAGAAGGTGGGGAAACTATAGATAATCAAGACTTGTACAAATGTGTTACTGATTGCAAGGTTTTTGATCTATCTCACGTTGAAGAGAAGATTGAGATGAAAGATATAGATAAATATAGTATTTCAGAAAATGATTTTATAATTTTTAAAACTAGAAATTCTTTTTTGAAAGAATTTGATTTTAAGTTTGTATTTATATCGATAGAGGTTAGCCAATTTCTTGCAAAGAAAAAGATTAAAGGTATTGGTATCGATGCTTTAAGTGTTGAGAGGGATCAACCTAGCCATGAAACTCATGAAGCTTTCCTTAAAGATGGTATTGCTGTTCTTGAAGGATTGAATCTTAAAGATATTAATGAAGGGGAATATTTTTTAGTTGCCCTTCCTCTTAAAATAAAAGGAGCTGAAGGTGCACCTTCTAGAGCGATTCTTATAGAGAGATAG
- a CDS encoding ABC transporter ATP-binding protein, which produces MSKIVEFKDVSKHYKVGEITIDALHDVNFSIDKGEFVVILGASGAGKTTILNILGGMDLASSGEVIVDGEYITNFSKNQLTKYRREQIGFVFQFYNLIPNLTAIENVEFATSVCKDFLDAKDMLNRVGLSERINNFPTQLSGGEQQRVAIARAIAKNPLLLLCDEPTGALDYDTGKKVLKLLYEINQTLNKTVALITHNSLIAPMADKVIHVKNGTIERIEFNENKVPVEEIEW; this is translated from the coding sequence ATGAGTAAGATTGTTGAGTTTAAAGATGTTTCTAAACATTACAAGGTTGGAGAAATTACTATTGATGCACTTCATGATGTTAATTTTTCTATAGATAAGGGTGAATTTGTTGTAATCCTTGGTGCGAGTGGGGCAGGTAAAACTACTATTTTAAATATTTTAGGTGGAATGGATTTGGCATCTTCTGGAGAGGTTATTGTTGATGGTGAATATATTACTAATTTTAGTAAGAATCAATTAACAAAATATAGGAGAGAACAGATTGGATTTGTGTTTCAATTTTATAATTTAATACCAAATTTAACTGCCATTGAAAATGTTGAATTTGCAACAAGTGTTTGTAAGGATTTTTTAGATGCTAAAGATATGTTAAATAGAGTTGGGTTATCTGAGAGAATAAATAATTTCCCAACACAGTTATCAGGTGGTGAACAGCAAAGGGTGGCGATTGCAAGAGCGATTGCAAAAAACCCATTACTTCTTCTCTGTGATGAGCCTACGGGAGCACTTGATTATGATACGGGAAAGAAAGTTTTAAAACTCTTATATGAGATAAATCAAACACTTAATAAGACGGTTGCTTTAATTACACATAATTCTTTAATAGCACCTATGGCTGATAAAGTTATACACGTTAAAAATGGAACTATAGAACGTATAGAATTTAACGAAAATAAGGTTCCTGTTGAGGAGATTGAGTGGTAG
- the nox gene encoding H2O-forming NADH oxidase: MSKIVFVGSNHAGTAAINTVLDNYKDNEVVVFDRNSNISFLGCGMALWIGNVIDGPEGLFYSSKDKMEAKGAKVHMETEIEDIDFENKIITGKNKNGEEIKESYDKLILATGSLPISPNIPGKDLENVQFVKLYQDAAQTIERLKNPDIKKITVIGAGYIGVELAEAFKRHGKSVTLLDLASTCLERYYDEPFTKMMEQNLLDNGIDLRFGEKVVELKGNGKVEKVVTDKGEIDTDMVVLAIGFLPNTSIGKGKIETIGNGAFKVNLKGETSVKDVYAIGDCATIYDNSKDQTSYIALASNAVRTGIVAAHNACGTELESIGVQGSNGISIYGLNMVSTGLTVNTAKMFGFDPEYTEYEDSQKPAFMKHDNNNVKVRIVYDKKTRRVLGAQMASKQDISMGIHMFSLAIQEKVTIDKLRLLDLFFLPHFNQPYNYITMAALTAK; this comes from the coding sequence TTGAGTAAAATTGTTTTTGTTGGATCTAACCATGCAGGTACGGCTGCAATTAATACTGTGTTAGATAATTATAAAGATAATGAAGTTGTAGTTTTTGATAGAAATTCAAACATAAGCTTTTTAGGATGTGGAATGGCACTTTGGATTGGAAATGTGATTGATGGACCAGAGGGATTATTTTATTCTTCCAAAGATAAAATGGAAGCTAAAGGTGCAAAAGTACACATGGAAACTGAAATAGAAGATATTGATTTTGAAAATAAGATTATAACTGGGAAAAATAAAAATGGAGAAGAAATTAAGGAAAGTTATGATAAGTTAATATTGGCTACAGGATCTCTCCCAATTTCTCCAAATATACCAGGAAAAGATCTTGAAAATGTTCAATTTGTTAAGTTATATCAAGATGCAGCTCAAACTATAGAAAGACTTAAAAATCCTGATATAAAGAAAATAACTGTTATAGGTGCAGGATATATTGGTGTTGAGCTTGCTGAAGCATTTAAAAGACATGGTAAGAGTGTGACTCTTTTAGATTTAGCATCAACATGTTTAGAGAGATATTATGATGAGCCATTTACAAAAATGATGGAACAGAATCTTTTAGATAATGGTATAGATTTGAGATTTGGTGAAAAAGTTGTTGAACTTAAAGGTAATGGAAAAGTTGAGAAGGTTGTAACAGATAAAGGTGAAATAGATACTGACATGGTAGTATTAGCAATTGGATTTTTACCAAATACATCTATTGGAAAAGGGAAAATAGAAACAATAGGAAATGGTGCGTTTAAAGTTAACTTAAAAGGTGAAACTAGTGTTAAAGATGTTTATGCTATAGGGGATTGTGCTACAATTTATGATAATTCAAAAGACCAAACTAGCTATATAGCACTTGCATCTAATGCTGTTAGAACTGGAATTGTTGCAGCTCACAATGCTTGTGGAACAGAACTTGAGTCAATTGGAGTACAAGGATCAAATGGTATTTCAATATATGGACTTAATATGGTTTCTACAGGATTAACTGTAAATACAGCTAAAATGTTTGGATTTGATCCAGAGTATACTGAGTATGAAGATTCTCAAAAGCCGGCGTTTATGAAACATGATAATAATAATGTTAAAGTTAGAATTGTGTATGATAAGAAAACAAGAAGGGTATTGGGAGCTCAAATGGCATCTAAACAAGATATATCTATGGGAATACATATGTTCTCTTTAGCTATACAAGAGAAAGTTACTATAGATAAATTAAGATTGTTAGATCTATTCTTCTTACCACACTTTAATCAACCATACAATTATATAACAATGGCTGCTCTTACAGCTAAGTAA
- a CDS encoding ZIP family metal transporter: MISTILGASCIFFMKNNLNIKYYKIFLGFTAGIMISSSIWSLIIPATELSKNKLNNLLGISFGFILGAIFLKLLDRFISNIILKIQLPITISSKKKVLLILSSALRNLIEGISIGIAFSLTRSENLGSFAGAVALSLSMVLQNSIEGFALSIPFKNEKYSNLKSFLLGSIPGLLEPIGGIIGVLLSNILSDFMPIILAFAAGTIIITVVDEIIPEYNLNSHKNFGTAGFVFGFLLLLMLDIILK, from the coding sequence ATGATTTCTACTATATTAGGTGCATCTTGCATCTTTTTTATGAAAAACAATTTAAATATAAAGTATTATAAAATATTTTTGGGTTTTACTGCTGGAATCATGATCTCATCATCTATATGGTCACTAATAATACCAGCAACTGAATTATCTAAAAATAAATTGAATAATTTGCTTGGTATATCTTTTGGTTTCATATTAGGAGCTATTTTCCTTAAGTTATTAGATAGATTCATATCCAATATAATTTTAAAAATACAACTACCTATAACAATATCTTCAAAAAAGAAAGTATTACTCATCTTATCCTCTGCTTTAAGAAATTTAATAGAAGGAATTTCCATAGGTATTGCTTTTTCCCTAACTAGATCTGAAAATCTAGGAAGTTTTGCAGGGGCTGTTGCATTATCTTTATCCATGGTATTACAAAATTCTATAGAAGGATTTGCTCTATCAATACCTTTTAAAAACGAAAAATATTCAAACCTAAAATCATTTTTACTTGGATCTATCCCAGGACTTCTTGAGCCCATTGGTGGAATAATAGGCGTACTTCTATCAAATATACTCTCAGATTTTATGCCTATAATATTAGCCTTTGCTGCCGGAACAATTATAATAACGGTTGTAGATGAAATCATACCTGAATATAATTTAAACTCACATAAAAATTTTGGTACAGCTGGTTTTGTTTTCGGCTTCCTACTACTATTAATGTTAGACATAATTTTAAAATAG
- a CDS encoding ECF transporter S component: MYDKKKSVFLTKLAILIAIEIIIAVTPLGSLPAIGPIVMTLAHIPVIIGAIVLGFKGGLIMGFVYGLLSFLVWTFMPPSPIAFLFTPFYSLGEISGNFFSLVICFVPRILIGALTYFFIMLMFKNVKNLFFKTFVGTFIANFAASVLLLLFVYIFFGQEYATALNAPYEALIGIISTTIVTSGIPESILGGLVAYGVAKIYKGNINEIN, from the coding sequence ATGTACGACAAAAAAAAATCAGTATTTTTAACTAAACTTGCTATTTTAATAGCTATCGAGATTATAATTGCGGTTACTCCTCTAGGATCTTTACCTGCAATAGGACCAATTGTTATGACACTTGCACATATTCCAGTTATAATTGGGGCCATTGTGCTTGGATTTAAAGGTGGATTGATAATGGGATTTGTATATGGACTTCTTAGTTTTCTTGTTTGGACGTTTATGCCACCTTCACCAATAGCTTTCTTATTTACTCCATTTTATTCACTTGGTGAAATAAGTGGAAACTTTTTTAGTTTAGTTATTTGTTTTGTTCCGAGAATATTAATTGGAGCATTAACTTATTTTTTCATAATGCTTATGTTTAAAAATGTTAAAAATTTGTTCTTTAAGACTTTTGTAGGTACTTTTATAGCTAATTTTGCTGCTTCCGTTTTGCTTCTATTATTTGTATATATATTTTTTGGACAGGAATATGCAACAGCTTTAAATGCTCCATATGAAGCTTTAATAGGAATAATATCGACTACGATAGTGACTAGTGGAATTCCTGAAAGTATACTCGGTGGGCTTGTAGCTTATGGAGTAGCAAAGATATATAAGGGTAATATAAACGAAATTAATTAA
- a CDS encoding ABC transporter permease, with product MRVLLLKLFRDIKTSLGGFISIIFVIGIGSVFFTGLSNSVTSVRDLIGNYYKNQEFMDYTAYFRQVYSEDLEAYKSNNKIDKLELRHTINTTTNLNNSDSDLRIHTLTKNINVPYIYDGTLPSNNEIILDKLYMKLNKLNIGDYIKFDYNGINFDLRISGIMDSPEYVYKVRDKFSANIDPDGFGVGYITEDTIRLKFNENNISYFYTEALIKSSEVLNGDEFKDIQNFVNMVKREDHVSYSSFDGALNQIDKVVVIFPIIFFIVAGIITFISMSKMVENQRQQIGIMGALGFSSSRIYFSYIIYSLLASIIGSFIGGLIGIFTLPNIILKTFSSQYTFPMFKLRIYPEYIFYVILISILFSITSTIISCHKTLKESPANALRPKPPKNSKHIFLEKLKIWKKISFIYKIIIRNIFYNKTRMILSSVGMIGSIAFLITGFSLKSSVNELLSYETRIRAYDFETRMVNGVNEDEVKSYHRYIDVADLNFTTIGNVYLKNENIEMPIVVIKNDNSSLKLEDKRGNIINFSENSVVIPSKLLDDYNVNVSDNINVDINLGLNSVNLDLNVSDVAQMYSSQMIYVSSDILKKNNIEFPFNSAFIKLNNKDNVTEIVDELKKNENISSITLSRDMMDFAKDILKMIDSVIMIIIVGSAILAISVIYNITSINIFERMREIATLLVLGYYDKEINRLIFIENIVLSVFGSIIGIPFGILLFKYMQVLIADRGATLPQNISGYSILLSFVVVMIFSIFTNLLLKRKVLKINMIEALKGVE from the coding sequence ATGAGAGTTTTATTGTTAAAATTATTTAGAGATATTAAAACATCGCTTGGTGGATTTATTTCGATAATATTTGTTATCGGTATAGGTTCTGTGTTTTTTACGGGGCTTTCAAATTCTGTAACTTCCGTTAGAGATTTGATTGGGAATTATTATAAAAATCAAGAGTTTATGGATTATACTGCGTATTTTAGGCAAGTTTATTCAGAAGATTTGGAAGCTTATAAATCGAATAATAAAATTGATAAATTGGAATTAAGGCATACCATTAATACTACAACTAATTTAAATAATAGTGATAGTGATTTGAGGATACATACTTTAACTAAAAATATAAATGTTCCATATATTTATGACGGTACGCTTCCTTCAAACAATGAAATAATATTAGATAAACTTTATATGAAGTTAAATAAATTAAATATTGGGGATTATATTAAATTTGATTATAATGGCATAAATTTTGATCTTCGTATATCTGGGATTATGGATTCTCCAGAGTATGTTTATAAAGTAAGGGATAAATTTTCTGCAAATATTGATCCAGATGGGTTTGGAGTTGGATATATTACAGAAGATACTATTAGATTAAAATTTAATGAAAATAATATTTCTTATTTTTATACAGAGGCACTTATTAAATCAAGTGAAGTTTTAAATGGTGATGAATTTAAAGATATACAAAATTTTGTAAATATGGTTAAAAGAGAGGATCATGTTAGTTATTCATCATTTGATGGGGCGCTCAATCAAATTGATAAGGTTGTTGTAATTTTTCCCATAATATTTTTTATAGTTGCAGGAATTATAACATTTATATCAATGTCTAAGATGGTTGAAAATCAAAGACAGCAAATAGGAATTATGGGGGCACTTGGATTCTCAAGTTCTAGGATTTACTTTTCATATATAATATATTCGTTACTTGCATCTATTATAGGATCGTTCATTGGAGGGTTAATAGGGATTTTTACTCTGCCAAATATAATTTTAAAGACATTTTCATCTCAGTACACCTTTCCTATGTTTAAACTTAGAATTTATCCAGAATATATATTTTATGTAATATTAATTTCTATACTTTTTTCGATTACTTCAACTATAATTTCTTGTCATAAAACTCTTAAAGAGTCACCAGCAAATGCTTTAAGGCCAAAACCTCCTAAAAATTCGAAGCACATTTTCTTGGAAAAACTTAAAATATGGAAGAAGATTTCCTTTATTTATAAGATTATCATAAGAAATATATTTTATAATAAAACGAGAATGATACTTAGTTCTGTTGGTATGATTGGAAGTATTGCGTTTTTAATTACAGGATTTTCTTTAAAATCATCTGTTAATGAGCTTTTAAGCTATGAAACAAGAATTAGGGCATATGATTTTGAAACAAGAATGGTTAATGGGGTTAATGAGGATGAAGTTAAATCTTATCATAGATATATAGATGTTGCGGATTTGAATTTTACAACAATTGGGAATGTTTATCTTAAAAATGAAAATATAGAAATGCCTATAGTTGTTATTAAAAATGATAATTCATCTTTGAAACTTGAAGATAAGAGAGGAAATATAATAAATTTTAGTGAAAATAGTGTGGTAATTCCATCTAAACTTTTGGATGATTATAATGTGAATGTTTCAGACAACATAAATGTTGATATAAATCTTGGATTAAATTCAGTTAATTTAGATTTAAATGTTAGTGATGTTGCACAAATGTATTCAAGTCAAATGATATATGTGTCGAGTGATATATTGAAGAAGAATAATATAGAATTTCCATTTAATAGTGCATTTATAAAACTTAATAATAAAGATAATGTTACGGAAATAGTTGATGAGTTGAAGAAAAATGAAAATATAAGTTCTATAACTCTATCTAGAGATATGATGGATTTTGCAAAAGATATTTTAAAAATGATAGATAGTGTTATAATGATAATTATAGTTGGATCAGCTATTCTTGCAATATCTGTTATATATAATATTACATCTATAAATATTTTTGAGCGTATGCGTGAGATTGCGACTCTTTTGGTACTTGGATATTATGATAAAGAAATAAATAGGCTTATATTTATTGAAAATATAGTTTTAAGTGTGTTTGGTAGTATAATTGGAATACCTTTTGGTATTTTGCTATTTAAATATATGCAAGTTCTAATAGCTGATAGAGGAGCTACATTGCCTCAAAATATTTCTGGATATAGCATACTTTTATCTTTTGTAGTAGTTATGATTTTTTCAATATTTACAAATTTATTGTTAAAAAGGAAAGTTTTGAAAATTAATATGATTGAAGCACTTAAGGGTGTTGAATAA
- a CDS encoding C40 family peptidase, with product MNSRLNRFLGVMVLGCVLTVSFPKAEPLLVSEQDGQYSNNEEIAEIIYDKIVNGETSINISNDIDLDIRPDIDVKEVDESNIAPRKVDSNQELGSKIADFAKSLVGKPYVYGRTGPNSFDCSGFAVYVYKSFGINIPRTSQAQAYVGSRVSKGDLKPGDLVFCNTYSSLSHVGIYIGDGKIAHAANTSTGVTISDIIGGYYGSRYAWATRPY from the coding sequence ATGAACAGTAGATTAAATAGGTTTTTGGGAGTAATGGTTCTTGGATGCGTTTTGACAGTTAGTTTTCCAAAAGCTGAACCGCTACTTGTTAGTGAACAAGATGGACAGTATAGTAATAATGAAGAGATTGCAGAGATTATTTATGATAAGATAGTCAATGGAGAGACGTCTATTAATATTTCAAACGATATTGATTTAGATATAAGGCCTGATATTGATGTTAAAGAAGTAGATGAAAGTAATATAGCACCTAGAAAAGTAGATTCTAATCAGGAATTAGGAAGTAAAATTGCTGATTTTGCGAAAAGTTTAGTTGGAAAGCCTTATGTATACGGTAGGACGGGACCGAATTCATTTGATTGTTCTGGATTTGCTGTGTATGTATATAAAAGTTTTGGAATTAATATTCCGAGGACTAGTCAGGCACAAGCATATGTAGGAAGTAGGGTGAGTAAGGGTGATCTTAAACCTGGAGATTTAGTATTTTGTAACACTTACTCATCTTTATCACATGTAGGAATTTATATTGGAGATGGTAAAATTGCACATGCAGCAAATACAAGTACAGGTGTTACTATTTCTGATATAATTGGTGGATATTATGGTTCTAGATATGCGTGGGCGACAAGACCTTATTAA
- a CDS encoding peptidoglycan-binding domain-containing protein, which yields MEKGYLVFEIAKDNGATPVSNAQIKITNIDGREVNKILGVNEDGRSDEIEIYTKNINLTFDKSNECIPYTEVDAEVRFENDKIVEIKGIQVYSNTTSIQEVKFDSRDLFRKHHNKDKKSKSKKEHIYLKNETPCVFKSKDNDVKIKNGLLKDDNSIKPIVKSGDVCIPEFITIHLGEPNDNGEIITIPFVDYVKNVTCSTIYPTWNDEAIKANIYAIVSLSLNRIYTNWYRSKGYGFEVTSSPIYDQMYVKGRNLFRNVCNIVDDIFDKCIKVSGFNQPLLAKCDNVTSDYRVLSRWGSLRLAEDGLDALDILKKYFGDNIEIVEIPNIESIIKKYPDKELHHGNYGKDVKFIQKALNLIATKYPGVSKISDITGNFGDETEKSVKDFQKIFNLKVDGIVGEKTWKKISLVYSLIKRLFGDYDDAEEGMSNNRVLRLGSEGALVKEVQNNLNNILKYIPGYKKLDEDGIFGENTKRAVEYFQKVFGLVVDGIVGKNTFSRIKYVKENIESLQDFIENSVNKDSRIMYQRKEYEDQKFEDMLPIKYGDKGSYVEKLQKLFNIVAKHYHFLDILVEDGNFGVNMEEAIKNFQKRFALICDGILGDETLTKLKALKNAINNNMDGKLEGKLKKDDIKEKSDKIRAYREEENKLCSKSLRSEISMKYPGFELEFGDVCGYVTLAQQYINFIRSNSKGYFRTNVELKDDGVFGENTLSYINEFQNKFMFDITRKIDKNVWNRLILEYEKIYKE from the coding sequence TTGGAAAAGGGTTATTTAGTTTTTGAAATTGCCAAGGATAACGGCGCGACTCCAGTTTCTAATGCTCAAATAAAAATAACTAATATCGATGGACGTGAAGTTAATAAAATACTTGGTGTAAACGAAGATGGAAGAAGTGATGAGATTGAAATTTACACAAAGAATATAAATTTGACTTTTGATAAATCAAATGAGTGTATTCCATATACGGAAGTAGATGCTGAAGTAAGGTTTGAGAATGATAAGATAGTTGAAATTAAGGGGATACAAGTTTATTCAAACACCACATCTATTCAAGAAGTTAAATTTGATAGTAGGGATCTATTTAGGAAACATCACAATAAAGATAAAAAAAGTAAGTCTAAGAAGGAACATATTTATTTAAAGAATGAAACACCTTGTGTTTTTAAATCAAAGGATAATGATGTGAAAATAAAAAATGGATTGTTAAAAGATGATAATAGCATAAAACCTATTGTTAAAAGTGGAGATGTTTGTATACCTGAATTTATAACAATACATCTCGGAGAGCCTAATGATAATGGCGAGATTATTACAATTCCATTTGTTGATTATGTAAAAAATGTTACTTGTTCAACTATTTATCCAACATGGAATGATGAAGCCATAAAGGCAAATATATACGCTATTGTATCTTTATCATTGAATAGAATTTATACAAATTGGTATAGAAGTAAGGGATATGGATTTGAAGTTACAAGTAGCCCTATTTATGATCAAATGTATGTTAAAGGTAGGAATTTATTTAGAAATGTTTGTAATATCGTAGACGACATATTTGACAAATGCATTAAAGTTAGTGGGTTTAATCAGCCACTTCTTGCAAAATGTGATAATGTAACTAGTGATTATAGAGTTTTATCAAGATGGGGAAGTTTAAGGCTTGCTGAGGATGGATTAGATGCTTTAGATATATTGAAAAAATATTTTGGGGATAATATTGAGATTGTAGAAATTCCAAATATTGAGTCTATCATTAAAAAATATCCGGATAAGGAATTGCATCATGGAAATTATGGTAAGGATGTTAAGTTTATTCAGAAAGCTTTAAACTTAATTGCAACAAAATATCCAGGTGTATCAAAGATATCAGATATTACAGGGAATTTTGGAGATGAAACAGAGAAGTCTGTAAAAGATTTTCAAAAAATATTCAATTTAAAAGTTGATGGCATAGTTGGAGAAAAAACTTGGAAGAAAATATCTTTAGTTTATTCATTAATTAAAAGATTGTTTGGAGATTATGATGATGCTGAAGAGGGAATGAGTAATAACAGAGTTTTAAGACTTGGAAGTGAAGGAGCGTTGGTTAAAGAAGTTCAAAATAATTTAAACAATATTTTAAAATATATACCTGGATATAAAAAATTAGATGAAGATGGGATTTTTGGAGAAAATACCAAAAGAGCAGTGGAATATTTTCAAAAAGTATTTGGACTTGTTGTTGATGGAATTGTTGGTAAGAATACGTTTTCTAGAATTAAATATGTTAAGGAAAATATAGAGAGTCTACAGGATTTTATAGAAAATAGTGTTAATAAAGATAGCAGGATTATGTATCAAAGGAAAGAATATGAAGATCAAAAATTTGAAGATATGTTACCAATTAAGTATGGAGATAAAGGAAGTTATGTAGAAAAACTTCAAAAGTTATTTAACATTGTGGCTAAGCATTATCATTTTTTAGATATTTTAGTTGAGGATGGAAATTTTGGAGTTAATATGGAGGAGGCTATAAAAAATTTCCAAAAAAGATTTGCTCTTATATGCGATGGTATTTTGGGAGATGAAACTTTAACTAAGTTGAAGGCACTTAAGAATGCAATAAATAACAACATGGATGGTAAATTGGAAGGAAAATTAAAAAAAGACGATATTAAAGAGAAAAGTGATAAGATAAGAGCGTATAGAGAGGAAGAAAATAAGCTTTGTAGTAAATCTCTAAGATCTGAAATTTCTATGAAATATCCAGGATTTGAATTAGAGTTTGGAGATGTATGTGGATATGTTACATTAGCCCAGCAATATATAAATTTTATAAGGAGTAATTCTAAAGGATATTTTAGAACTAATGTTGAACTTAAAGATGATGGGGTATTTGGAGAAAATACATTATCCTATATAAATGAGTTTCAAAATAAATTTATGTTTGATATAACACGCAAAATTGACAAAAATGTTTGGAATAGATTAATTTTAGAATATGAAAAAATTTATAAAGAGTAG